From Riemerella anatipestifer ATCC 11845 = DSM 15868, a single genomic window includes:
- the dnaX gene encoding DNA polymerase III subunit gamma/tau, which yields MENFIVSARKYRPQEFDTVVGQSHITDTLEHAIAENQLAQALLFCGPRGVGKTTCARILARKINEKDGATSEDGFSYNIFELDAASNNSVDDIRELTDQVRYAPQVGKYKVYIIDEVHMLSSQAFNAFLKTLEEPPAHAIFILATTEKHKIIPTILSRCQIYDFKRITIEDIQGHLRKIADKEGISYEDDALFLIAQKADGALRDALSIFDRLVTFTQKNITLAKAAEVLNILDYDQYIKIVGLIHTNDIPNVLVAFNEIVKKGFDPHIFIAGLGNHYRDLMMAQNSSTLNLIEVGEKTKAKYAEQSQKWTAQQLVDAIEICNYADINYKSSKNPRLTVEIALMQLASLTQEIEGAKKKKFLILAPLVKEGAVQKASEKASTVHKENSKNISEVPEIEIKKAKEPILKESVKSSFSIKEAINKTEELQVEEEIKEEELPDGHFSETDLQKEWKHFLKKLAREDMVTFNAVQNFTIEKAEENKICIRYTSESARVEFEKVSPQFFNDFKHKFNNYRVKFDFEKAERVIIKKETKRDLFNKMVEVNPLLKDLQELMQFDFN from the coding sequence ATGGAAAATTTCATAGTATCTGCGAGAAAATATCGTCCACAAGAGTTTGACACTGTTGTGGGGCAGTCGCATATTACAGATACTTTGGAGCACGCCATTGCCGAAAATCAGTTGGCTCAGGCATTATTATTCTGTGGACCTCGTGGCGTAGGTAAAACAACTTGTGCAAGGATTTTAGCAAGAAAGATTAACGAAAAAGATGGCGCTACGAGCGAAGATGGTTTTTCTTATAATATCTTTGAACTAGATGCCGCGTCTAACAACTCTGTAGATGATATACGAGAGCTTACCGACCAAGTGCGTTATGCACCGCAAGTAGGTAAATATAAGGTATATATTATAGATGAGGTGCATATGTTGTCTTCACAGGCTTTTAATGCATTTCTTAAAACTTTAGAAGAGCCACCTGCACACGCTATTTTTATTTTAGCAACTACGGAGAAACATAAGATTATCCCTACCATTTTGTCTAGATGTCAAATTTATGATTTCAAGAGAATTACCATAGAGGACATACAAGGACATCTTAGGAAAATAGCAGATAAAGAAGGTATTAGCTACGAAGATGACGCACTTTTCCTTATCGCTCAAAAGGCAGATGGAGCTCTTAGAGATGCTTTGTCTATTTTTGATAGATTGGTAACATTTACCCAAAAGAATATTACCCTTGCAAAAGCAGCGGAGGTACTTAACATTTTGGACTATGACCAATACATTAAAATAGTAGGTTTAATCCACACTAATGATATTCCTAATGTTTTGGTAGCGTTTAACGAAATTGTGAAAAAGGGTTTTGACCCTCATATTTTCATTGCAGGGTTGGGGAATCACTACCGAGATTTAATGATGGCTCAAAATTCATCTACTTTAAACTTGATAGAGGTAGGCGAGAAAACGAAAGCCAAATATGCAGAACAAAGCCAAAAATGGACAGCTCAGCAGTTGGTAGATGCAATAGAAATTTGCAACTATGCAGACATCAATTACAAGAGTTCCAAAAATCCTCGTCTTACGGTAGAAATAGCCCTGATGCAACTGGCTAGTCTTACTCAAGAGATAGAAGGAGCTAAAAAAAAAAAGTTTCTGATTTTAGCACCTCTCGTTAAAGAAGGAGCAGTTCAGAAAGCTAGTGAAAAGGCTTCCACAGTTCATAAAGAAAATTCCAAAAACATTTCCGAAGTACCAGAGATAGAAATCAAAAAGGCTAAAGAGCCTATTTTGAAAGAATCTGTAAAGTCTTCATTTAGCATTAAAGAGGCTATAAACAAAACAGAAGAGCTACAGGTAGAAGAGGAAATAAAAGAAGAGGAGCTACCAGATGGACATTTTAGTGAAACCGATTTACAAAAAGAATGGAAACATTTTTTGAAAAAATTAGCTCGTGAGGATATGGTAACCTTTAATGCCGTACAAAATTTTACCATAGAAAAAGCAGAAGAAAATAAGATTTGTATCAGATATACATCTGAATCGGCTAGGGTAGAGTTTGAGAAGGTTAGTCCTCAGTTTTTTAATGATTTTAAGCATAAGTTTAATAATTATCGTGTGAAGTTTGATTTTGAAAAAGCGGAGCGAGTAATCATTAAAAAAGAAACGAAACGAGATTTATTTAATAAAATGGTGGAGGTAAATCCATTATTGAAAGACTTGCAGGAACTGATGCAGTTTGATTTTAATTAA
- a CDS encoding inorganic pyrophosphatase produces the protein MIPSFKAHPWHGISAGEKAPEVVTVYVEIVPSDTIKYEVDKESGYLKVDRPQKFSNIIPALYGFIPRTYCDEEVKKLAVESGAKDVTMGDHDPLDICVLSSHHIQSGNLLMDAIPIGGFKMIDKGEADDKIIAVMVGDQSYGHIRDISELPEAEIKRLKHYFLTYKNLPYEEASCRIDETYGAEYAKKVVEASLKDYQTNYGE, from the coding sequence ATGATTCCAAGTTTTAAAGCACACCCGTGGCACGGTATTTCTGCGGGAGAAAAAGCACCAGAAGTGGTAACGGTATATGTAGAGATTGTACCTTCGGATACCATTAAATACGAAGTGGATAAAGAAAGTGGCTACTTAAAAGTAGATAGACCACAGAAGTTTTCTAACATTATTCCAGCTTTGTATGGTTTTATCCCAAGAACTTATTGTGATGAGGAAGTAAAGAAATTGGCAGTAGAAAGCGGTGCTAAAGATGTTACTATGGGAGACCACGACCCGCTTGACATTTGTGTATTGAGTTCGCATCATATTCAGTCAGGAAACTTATTGATGGACGCTATTCCAATCGGTGGGTTTAAGATGATAGACAAAGGTGAAGCTGATGATAAAATTATAGCAGTAATGGTGGGCGACCAGTCTTATGGGCACATTAGAGATATTTCTGAACTTCCAGAGGCGGAGATTAAAAGGCTAAAACACTACTTTTTGACTTATAAAAATCTACCTTACGAAGAAGCATCATGCAGAATAGATGAAACTTACGGAGCAGAATACGCTAAAAAGGTAGTAGAGGCATCTCTTAAAGATTATCAAACAAACTACGGAGAATAA
- a CDS encoding DUF7935 family protein encodes MSYKEFLPYAFALVLVFPFLVFIRQGLHYYMKAKAKELELLTLKKGKEINTQAHERMAIFLERIKPAYLIQNFDKNLATHEFLYLTEKNINQEFEYNISQQIYIDKVIWENITDAKNSIIKLLKDTYQGLNEASLEEFKTVFLMSYINGEDYIGLCLDELRKEILKVK; translated from the coding sequence ATGAGTTATAAGGAATTTTTACCGTATGCATTTGCTTTGGTTTTGGTGTTTCCCTTTTTAGTTTTTATTAGACAGGGTCTCCATTACTATATGAAAGCGAAAGCAAAGGAATTGGAACTTTTAACTCTAAAAAAAGGAAAAGAAATAAATACACAGGCTCACGAGAGAATGGCGATTTTTTTGGAGCGTATAAAACCTGCTTATCTTATCCAAAATTTTGATAAAAACTTAGCTACCCACGAGTTTTTGTATTTAACGGAGAAAAACATCAATCAAGAGTTTGAATACAATATCTCTCAACAAATCTATATAGATAAAGTGATTTGGGAAAATATAACCGATGCTAAAAATAGTATAATTAAGTTACTCAAAGATACTTATCAAGGGCTTAATGAGGCTAGTTTAGAAGAGTTTAAAACCGTTTTTCTGATGAGCTATATCAATGGTGAAGACTACATCGGTCTTTGCCTAGACGAGTTGAGAAAAGAAATATTAAAAGTAAAATAA
- the radC gene encoding RadC family protein, which produces MSIKNLSEDDRPREKFLTKGRDALSDAELLAIIMGSGNREESAVDLARRILQTYGHNWNALSEVSVAALMKFRGVGEAKAISIATALEIGRRRAVQEQPKRLQITQSSDIFEMMAPLLSDLHNEEFWVIFLNQSNKVLQKKPLSKGGISGTVVDVRLMFKMALEHYATAIIVVHNHPSGNASPSEQDLEITKKIKEAGVLLDIRLLDHIIIAKNKYFSFADEGVL; this is translated from the coding sequence ATGTCCATAAAAAATCTATCAGAAGACGACCGCCCCAGAGAGAAATTCTTAACCAAAGGCAGAGATGCTTTATCTGATGCAGAACTATTAGCGATTATTATGGGAAGTGGTAATAGGGAAGAGTCGGCGGTAGATTTAGCGAGAAGAATTTTGCAAACTTATGGGCATAATTGGAATGCGTTGAGCGAGGTAAGCGTTGCAGCTTTAATGAAGTTTAGAGGGGTAGGAGAAGCCAAAGCCATTAGTATTGCAACGGCTCTCGAAATAGGCAGACGGCGAGCGGTACAGGAACAACCTAAAAGGTTACAGATTACGCAAAGTTCGGATATATTTGAAATGATGGCGCCGCTTTTAAGCGATTTACACAATGAGGAATTTTGGGTGATATTTCTTAATCAAAGCAATAAAGTTTTACAGAAGAAACCTTTATCCAAAGGTGGAATATCAGGTACGGTGGTAGATGTAAGATTGATGTTCAAAATGGCGTTAGAGCATTACGCTACAGCTATTATAGTAGTGCATAATCATCCATCGGGGAATGCTTCGCCTAGTGAACAAGATTTGGAAATTACCAAGAAAATAAAAGAAGCGGGAGTCTTGTTGGATATTAGATTGTTAGACCATATCATTATTGCTAAAAATAAATATTTCAGTTTCGCAGATGAAGGCGTGTTATAA
- a CDS encoding ABC transporter ATP-binding protein yields MIKAKKIHKYYGDLEVLKGVDIEIKSAEVVSIVGESGAGKSTLLHILGTLDMPSDVGIYGTEISIAGQSFLTMSDKDLSKFRNENIGFVFQSHQLLPEFTALENVLLPIKIAGKSEKDYIEKAHTLFEELKIAERINHKPKQLSGGEAQRVAVIRALIGSPKVIFADEPTGNLDSKNADALHQLFFDLRDKYQQTFIIVTHNNTLADSTDRKLVMKDGLIL; encoded by the coding sequence ATGATAAAGGCAAAAAAGATACATAAATACTACGGTGATTTAGAAGTGCTAAAAGGAGTAGATATTGAGATAAAATCTGCAGAGGTGGTCTCTATAGTGGGAGAGTCTGGTGCAGGGAAATCTACACTATTGCATATTTTGGGAACGCTGGATATGCCATCTGATGTGGGGATATATGGTACAGAAATAAGCATTGCTGGGCAATCTTTTCTCACGATGAGCGACAAAGATTTGTCTAAATTTAGAAACGAAAATATAGGTTTTGTGTTCCAAAGCCACCAGTTGTTGCCAGAATTTACCGCTTTGGAAAATGTTCTATTACCTATTAAAATAGCAGGGAAGTCTGAAAAAGATTATATAGAGAAGGCACACACATTATTTGAAGAACTCAAAATAGCAGAGAGAATTAACCATAAACCTAAACAACTTTCTGGAGGAGAAGCACAAAGAGTAGCGGTAATTAGGGCGTTAATAGGCAGTCCTAAAGTTATTTTTGCTGATGAACCTACGGGGAATTTAGACTCTAAAAACGCCGATGCGTTACATCAATTATTTTTTGACCTTAGAGACAAATATCAGCAGACATTCATCATTGTAACGCATAATAACACACTTGCAGATAGCACAGACAGAAAACTCGTTATGAAAGATGGGTTGATACTATAA
- a CDS encoding CidA/LrgA family protein, with product MILARYCAIILGFLALGELVVFLTGTKFPSSLIGMFLLTFALHKKWIKLEWVKGISDFLLGNLGLFFIPVCVAIMLYFDLLWENLIPIMVSIIISSALVILVTGKVYQFIRKKSK from the coding sequence ATGATTTTAGCCAGATATTGTGCCATTATTTTAGGATTTTTAGCATTGGGAGAGTTGGTGGTTTTCCTTACCGGAACTAAATTCCCCTCTAGCCTTATCGGTATGTTTCTACTCACTTTTGCGCTCCACAAAAAATGGATAAAATTAGAATGGGTCAAAGGTATTTCGGACTTTCTTTTAGGTAATCTAGGATTATTCTTCATCCCTGTATGTGTCGCAATAATGCTCTATTTTGATTTGTTATGGGAAAACCTTATTCCTATTATGGTATCTATTATCATCAGTAGTGCTTTGGTAATTTTAGTAACGGGCAAGGTTTACCAGTTCATTCGTAAAAAATCAAAGTAG
- a CDS encoding LrgB family protein: MISFLENPLWLLGLTFVIYYGTIMLNRRIQSPFLNPVLVASAIIIGYLMVFNIPYDKYAVAGNYIDFWLKPSVVALAVPLYLQLERIKKQLIPILISHLFGSIVGILSVCSIAKLLGAKREVIISLAPKSITTPLAIEVSNTVGGIVPLTVASVIITGLVGGIIGLHVLKYTKINSPMGQSISLGASSHGLGVMMAIEMSEKHAGFASLGLILNGIFTALLAPIIVNWLF, translated from the coding sequence ATGATTAGTTTTTTAGAAAATCCACTCTGGCTATTAGGACTTACTTTTGTGATATACTACGGCACCATTATGCTCAACCGAAGAATACAATCGCCTTTTCTTAATCCCGTGCTTGTAGCGTCAGCTATCATCATAGGTTATCTGATGGTATTCAACATCCCCTATGATAAGTATGCCGTAGCAGGTAACTATATAGATTTTTGGCTTAAACCTTCTGTAGTAGCCCTTGCAGTACCACTTTATTTACAACTGGAAAGAATTAAGAAACAACTCATTCCTATTCTTATCTCACATTTGTTTGGAAGTATCGTGGGCATCCTAAGCGTTTGTTCCATAGCTAAACTTTTGGGTGCTAAAAGAGAGGTAATAATTTCGTTAGCCCCAAAATCCATCACTACACCGCTTGCCATAGAGGTTTCTAACACCGTGGGAGGCATTGTTCCGCTTACGGTAGCTTCCGTTATCATTACAGGATTGGTAGGTGGCATTATAGGATTGCATGTTCTGAAATACACCAAAATCAACAGTCCTATGGGGCAAAGTATCTCTCTAGGAGCTTCTTCGCACGGCTTAGGCGTAATGATGGCGATAGAAATGAGCGAAAAACATGCAGGATTTGCAAGTTTAGGACTGATACTTAATGGGATTTTCACGGCATTATTAGCTCCTATTATCGTAAATTGGTTGTTCTAA
- the folP gene encoding dihydropteroate synthase yields MKTHSINCRGRLVDFSTPKIMGILNLTPDSFSDGGKFNTETSALIQTEKMLKEGASFIDLGAQSTRPNAQLVSAQEEIKRIGNLISLIKKEFPEALISLDTFYSEVMRFGYEAGIDLINDISGGQFDPKVWETVAQLKLPYVLMHINPEYQAMHEKIAYDDITKSINFYFSEKINQLKALGIHDVILDPGFGFGKTIEDQMTMIDEVEHIGFGKYPLLIGISRKSFIYKPLGKSPLEIDEETQQLHLKVLQQGASILRVHDVASAKRTLDQYLS; encoded by the coding sequence ATGAAAACTCATTCTATCAACTGCAGGGGAAGACTTGTAGATTTTTCTACTCCAAAAATTATGGGAATCCTTAACCTTACCCCAGATTCTTTTTCTGATGGCGGAAAATTTAATACAGAAACTTCCGCTTTAATTCAAACTGAAAAAATGCTTAAAGAAGGGGCTTCGTTTATTGATTTAGGGGCTCAATCTACACGCCCTAATGCCCAATTAGTTTCAGCACAAGAAGAAATTAAACGTATAGGAAACCTCATCAGTCTTATAAAAAAAGAATTCCCTGAGGCACTCATTTCTTTAGATACCTTTTATAGTGAGGTAATGCGTTTTGGTTACGAGGCAGGTATAGACCTCATCAATGATATTTCTGGTGGACAGTTTGATCCCAAAGTATGGGAGACCGTAGCCCAGCTAAAACTCCCTTATGTACTGATGCACATTAACCCAGAATATCAAGCTATGCACGAGAAAATAGCCTACGATGATATTACTAAAAGTATCAATTTCTATTTTTCCGAAAAAATAAATCAGTTGAAAGCACTAGGCATTCACGATGTGATATTAGACCCTGGATTTGGGTTCGGTAAAACCATAGAAGACCAAATGACAATGATAGACGAGGTAGAACACATCGGATTTGGAAAATATCCCCTACTGATTGGCATTTCTAGAAAATCATTTATCTATAAACCTTTGGGCAAATCGCCCTTGGAAATAGACGAAGAAACGCAACAACTACATTTAAAAGTGCTCCAACAAGGTGCTAGTATTCTGCGAGTACACGATGTTGCTTCGGCTAAAAGAACGCTAGACCAATACTTATCATAA
- the cmk gene encoding (d)CMP kinase, with the protein MTKLPVIAIDGYSSTGKSSISKEIAKRLGIIHLDTGALYRAITYFALQNCPSSDGFNTEALVEQLPNIHLEFKEEQHQLSLFLNGENVAEKIRSMEVNQKVSDVAKMPEVRNFLLQTQRDIAANGGVVMDGRDIGSVVLPNADYKFFLTASVEERTKRRFLELKASGTETTMDEVRTNLIERDKKDSERAVAPLIQTEDAICIDNTNLDKEQTIEAILSYIKK; encoded by the coding sequence ATGACAAAATTACCCGTAATCGCTATAGATGGCTATTCTTCCACAGGGAAAAGTTCTATTTCCAAAGAGATAGCCAAAAGATTGGGGATTATCCATTTAGATACAGGGGCTTTGTATAGAGCCATTACTTATTTTGCCCTTCAGAACTGTCCTTCCTCTGATGGGTTTAATACTGAGGCGTTGGTGGAGCAGTTGCCTAATATTCATTTAGAATTTAAGGAAGAACAGCATCAGTTATCTCTTTTCCTTAATGGGGAGAATGTGGCAGAGAAAATTCGCTCTATGGAGGTGAATCAAAAAGTGAGTGATGTTGCTAAAATGCCCGAAGTAAGAAATTTTCTGTTACAAACCCAAAGGGACATTGCGGCTAACGGGGGCGTGGTAATGGACGGTAGGGACATAGGTAGTGTGGTACTTCCGAATGCTGATTATAAGTTTTTCCTCACGGCGAGTGTTGAAGAAAGAACTAAACGAAGGTTTCTAGAACTAAAGGCTTCTGGTACAGAAACTACAATGGACGAAGTGAGAACTAACCTTATTGAACGAGATAAAAAAGATTCGGAGAGGGCAGTGGCTCCTTTAATCCAAACGGAAGATGCTATTTGTATAGACAATACCAATTTAGACAAGGAGCAAACGATAGAAGCTATCTTAAGCTATATTAAAAAATAA
- the porQ gene encoding type IX secretion system protein PorQ — protein sequence MKKVFLFLGLVINVLVSAQDGTTVYNFLNMPFSARQAVLGEAVSVRDYDQNLAAVNPALLNVEMDSRLSVNYASYLAGAHYGTVSYAKDLEYGHLVSANVRYLDYGNMPRTDEFGNINGDFSAIDASLGLGYAYQFEDNWTIGSNLNLVTSKIDNYNSMAVVGSLGVAYHNDKSKETVGLVIRNFGYQFKTYNGVREKLPLRIDLGYTKQLDEFPLAFTITAQNLQKWNISQDYNRNGQETRWTRKLFDHFSFGAELFPEQSFNLRLGYNVKRGNELSIEEQRSFTGLSFGFGLKVSYFRFDYTHSRYHNASNFNLLGVSLDLVELSGYRR from the coding sequence TTGAAAAAGGTATTCTTATTTTTAGGATTAGTTATAAATGTGTTGGTATCGGCTCAAGACGGTACTACGGTTTATAACTTCCTTAATATGCCTTTTTCTGCAAGACAAGCTGTTTTAGGAGAGGCGGTTTCGGTAAGAGATTACGACCAAAACTTGGCGGCAGTTAATCCAGCGTTGCTTAATGTGGAGATGGATTCTAGATTATCCGTAAACTACGCTAGCTATTTGGCTGGTGCTCATTATGGTACAGTGAGCTATGCTAAAGACTTGGAATATGGGCATTTAGTTTCTGCCAATGTAAGGTATTTGGATTATGGTAATATGCCTAGAACAGATGAGTTTGGGAATATCAATGGCGATTTTTCTGCGATAGACGCCTCTTTAGGTCTGGGTTATGCCTATCAGTTTGAAGATAATTGGACGATAGGCTCTAATCTTAATCTAGTAACTTCCAAAATAGACAATTATAATTCTATGGCGGTAGTTGGGAGTCTAGGAGTGGCTTATCATAATGATAAATCTAAAGAAACCGTGGGTCTAGTCATAAGAAATTTTGGCTATCAATTCAAGACTTATAATGGGGTTAGGGAAAAGTTGCCATTGAGGATAGATTTAGGCTATACCAAACAACTAGACGAATTTCCTTTAGCATTTACTATTACTGCACAAAATCTACAAAAATGGAATATTTCTCAAGATTATAACAGAAACGGACAAGAAACTAGATGGACGAGGAAATTGTTTGACCACTTTTCGTTTGGAGCAGAGCTGTTTCCTGAACAAAGTTTTAACCTTCGTTTGGGGTATAATGTGAAACGAGGGAATGAGTTAAGTATAGAGGAACAAAGGAGTTTCACAGGATTATCTTTTGGATTTGGATTAAAGGTGTCTTACTTCCGTTTTGATTATACCCATAGTCGTTATCACAATGCGTCTAACTTTAATTTGTTGGGCGTTTCGTTGGATTTAGTAGAATTAAGTGGCTACAGAAGATAA
- a CDS encoding lysylphosphatidylglycerol synthase transmembrane domain-containing protein translates to MTAKSNHNPFKTLLTIVVSIGFAGLFMWLAVKGLDLESIKQSLAKANYFWVAVAAFFGVLAYWVRAIRWNLLLEPMGYTISNANALWTLSFGYLMNLTIPRSGEVARATALYGVEKVPVDKSFGTIILERVVDLVCMGLFLVLTLLFKYDAILSFYKMASAQKQEQQSLQEGNSYSMIISLVLLMLGALFLVLFREKIQQTTIYQKVISFIKGIIDGLKTIFQIRQRLKFILLSLGIWVCYYLAAYLVCFALPETSNLGIADGFFIIVVGTLGMMVPASGGIGAFHFALKIGFMALFLSFGLSPEKGGEVGLSYAFISHTMQLVIMLVMGLIAIPMLAKAKKIAFK, encoded by the coding sequence ATGACTGCTAAAAGTAATCATAATCCGTTTAAGACATTACTTACCATAGTTGTATCTATTGGTTTTGCGGGATTGTTTATGTGGTTAGCGGTAAAGGGACTAGATTTGGAAAGCATCAAGCAATCTCTCGCTAAAGCAAATTATTTTTGGGTAGCCGTGGCTGCTTTTTTTGGAGTGCTGGCCTATTGGGTAAGAGCGATACGTTGGAATTTACTGCTAGAACCTATGGGATATACTATTTCTAATGCCAATGCACTTTGGACTTTATCCTTTGGTTATTTAATGAACCTTACCATTCCTAGAAGTGGCGAAGTGGCAAGAGCAACTGCCCTCTACGGTGTTGAAAAAGTACCCGTAGATAAATCGTTTGGGACGATTATTTTAGAGAGAGTGGTAGATTTAGTGTGTATGGGGCTTTTTTTAGTATTGACTCTATTGTTTAAATACGATGCTATACTTTCTTTCTACAAGATGGCATCGGCACAAAAACAAGAACAGCAATCACTACAAGAAGGAAACTCATATAGTATGATTATTTCTTTAGTTTTATTGATGTTGGGAGCGTTGTTTTTAGTTCTTTTTAGAGAAAAGATACAGCAGACTACAATATATCAGAAAGTAATAAGTTTTATTAAAGGAATTATAGACGGATTAAAGACCATCTTTCAAATCAGGCAAAGGTTGAAGTTTATCCTTTTATCTTTAGGGATTTGGGTATGCTACTATCTAGCAGCATATTTGGTTTGTTTTGCTTTGCCCGAAACATCTAACTTAGGTATAGCAGATGGTTTCTTTATAATTGTGGTAGGAACATTAGGAATGATGGTTCCCGCAAGTGGTGGGATAGGAGCTTTCCATTTCGCACTTAAGATAGGGTTTATGGCGTTGTTTCTATCGTTTGGGTTGTCGCCAGAAAAAGGTGGTGAGGTAGGTTTATCTTATGCATTTATATCTCATACAATGCAGTTGGTAATTATGCTAGTGATGGGGCTTATCGCAATTCCTATGTTAGCGAAGGCTAAGAAAATAGCATTCAAATAA
- the panD gene encoding aspartate 1-decarboxylase, giving the protein MLIEVFKSKIHRVKVTESDLHYMGSITIDEELIEAAGIVVGERVYIVNVNNGERFDTYVIKGKRKSGEVCLNGPAARKVQKGDIIIIISYAQMTPEEAQNFQPKIVFPNEETNLLT; this is encoded by the coding sequence ATGTTAATAGAAGTATTTAAATCAAAGATTCATAGAGTAAAGGTAACAGAGTCTGACCTTCACTATATGGGTAGCATTACAATAGATGAGGAGCTTATAGAAGCGGCAGGTATTGTAGTTGGTGAAAGAGTTTATATTGTAAATGTGAACAATGGTGAGCGTTTTGATACCTATGTAATTAAAGGTAAGAGGAAATCTGGAGAAGTTTGCCTCAACGGTCCTGCGGCGAGAAAGGTGCAGAAAGGAGATATCATTATCATTATTTCTTATGCACAGATGACTCCAGAAGAAGCACAGAATTTCCAACCTAAAATCGTTTTCCCCAACGAAGAAACGAATCTACTTACTTAG
- a CDS encoding HU family DNA-binding protein, with translation MNKSELIDVMAKDAEITKAAAKKALESFVNAVTETLKKKDGKVSLVGFGTFSVAERAARQGINPATKKAIKIPAKKVAKFKAGSELADAVAGAKKK, from the coding sequence ATGAACAAGTCTGAATTAATCGACGTAATGGCAAAAGATGCCGAAATTACAAAAGCTGCTGCAAAGAAAGCTCTAGAATCTTTTGTTAACGCTGTAACTGAAACTCTTAAGAAAAAAGATGGTAAAGTTTCTTTAGTTGGTTTTGGAACTTTTTCTGTAGCTGAAAGAGCTGCTAGACAAGGTATCAACCCTGCAACTAAAAAGGCTATTAAAATCCCTGCTAAAAAAGTAGCTAAATTTAAAGCTGGTTCTGAGCTTGCTGATGCTGTAGCAGGTGCTAAGAAAAAATAA
- a CDS encoding DUF2891 domain-containing protein, with product MKYKLFSLALAFGLFGNALAQETQKNSDEILVKLSNLPLHCIRCEYPNKTGHMINGEQDVALTPRQLHPVFYGCLDWHSSVHGHWMLVKLIKTRSNVSNYQEIVKILDESFNLEKIEAEANYFNKYKGSNVFERTYGWAWLLKLDQELATWDSPLGKQWHEKLQPLTRKIVSLWKDYLPKQTYPNRVGTHPNTAFALGFAIDWARATNNSIFEQELIQKSKQFFLEDRLIPAHLEPNGSDFFSPSLETAALMSRILPQKEYVKWLGQFFDRRGVDNIIKAPIISDVKDYQIVHLVGLSFSKSWCMKRISKALPKNHPLKEKFKVASKELLSNGLPLIFESDYGGDHWLASFALMAMEE from the coding sequence ATGAAATATAAATTGTTTTCTTTAGCACTAGCTTTCGGTCTTTTTGGAAATGCGTTAGCACAGGAAACTCAAAAAAACTCGGACGAAATATTGGTTAAGCTATCTAATTTACCATTGCATTGTATTCGTTGTGAGTATCCTAATAAAACAGGACATATGATAAATGGAGAGCAAGATGTTGCTTTAACGCCTCGCCAATTACACCCTGTATTTTATGGTTGTTTAGATTGGCATAGTAGTGTTCACGGGCATTGGATGTTAGTGAAACTCATTAAAACAAGATCTAATGTTTCTAATTATCAGGAAATTGTGAAAATATTAGATGAATCTTTCAATTTAGAAAAGATAGAAGCAGAGGCGAATTATTTTAATAAATATAAAGGCTCTAATGTATTTGAAAGGACTTATGGTTGGGCGTGGCTACTTAAATTAGACCAAGAATTAGCCACGTGGGATAGCCCTCTAGGGAAACAATGGCACGAGAAATTACAACCATTAACACGAAAAATAGTCTCTCTTTGGAAAGATTATCTCCCGAAACAAACTTATCCTAATAGAGTAGGGACGCACCCTAACACGGCGTTTGCTCTAGGTTTTGCGATTGATTGGGCTAGAGCAACAAACAATAGCATTTTTGAACAAGAATTGATACAAAAGTCCAAGCAATTTTTTTTGGAAGACCGTTTAATTCCAGCTCATTTAGAACCTAATGGCTCGGATTTTTTCTCTCCAAGTTTAGAAACAGCAGCATTGATGTCTAGAATTTTACCTCAAAAGGAATATGTAAAGTGGCTTGGTCAATTTTTTGATAGAAGAGGGGTAGATAACATTATAAAAGCTCCTATTATTAGTGATGTTAAAGATTACCAAATTGTACATTTAGTAGGGCTTTCGTTTTCTAAATCATGGTGTATGAAGCGTATTTCTAAAGCACTTCCGAAGAACCACCCTTTAAAAGAGAAATTTAAAGTAGCTTCTAAAGAATTGTTATCTAACGGATTGCCCCTGATTTTTGAAAGTGATTACGGTGGTGACCACTGGCTAGCGTCTTTTGCTTTAATGGCTATGGAGGAATAG